The genomic DNA atgatttcttttgttttatttccccaaGCCTTgtagccaagtatgaattttaaagGCCTGTGAAACTAGTTAATTAACATACACATGACTAATTAGCTAGCATAGTATGACTACAGAATACACTGTTAAGCTTTATTTTGATTTGGGAAGCAGCACAAACACACCAGAACTAAAACATGTTTAAACGAGCAAATTCTCCTCGACAAGAAAATCTTCGCAGTGGTTAGCGATGATCATGCACTACCAATTAAGGCTTCATAACACTTGTTAGCCACAGTATTTAAGAATTTTATACACGCTTACAGACTGTTTATGTTATAACAAATTTACACAACACGTGACAGTGTTCGCACAGCAGACTTACCTGCTTGAGATGCCATCTTTCTTTGGTCCTTTATAAAATGGATCACATGCTTTGATCTTCTTATGCCTACTCCTGCGACCCATTAAAACAAGGAATTTGTAACTTTTACAATATAATACAGGCGAAATATACTCGTCAGATACAAGGAAAAATTTTCTGGTAAACTGTCAGCGGCTGTTCAATATGAACGAGTAGGCCCGGACACTAGGGTAAAATTAAAGATGGCGCAAATAACCGGCTATTCGACCGGCTAGGAGACCttacaaatttcacaaaaatagAGAGTTGGTGCTTTGGGGAAATGTTGTCAGTAACTTTTGCATGAATGCTCCGAACTATCCACCGACTGTTAACGACCAAGAAACTCCCATCTTTGACCAATGTAAGTATAACATAGTCCTCTTGAATGCAATTATCTAtggccttttttttatttcaccaaTCTGGATTCCTTGCCACAAAAATGGATTCTTTCAGAAGCTTTCATTGATCTTGGAACCTATATGTTTCAGTTCATTACATCTAGTTGAACCATTTAGGATATAACCTTTTGAGTCTTgactaaataaaaattaaatttattaatttttgaattAATTGCTCACATTAAAAAGTTTTGGGCCTTTTTTGGTCTATTCTCCCCcgataaaaaaaatcttggacAATGCAAGAATAGGACAATTTATCTTGTTGTTGTATGCTAAATAACCTAGTCTTCGAGTAGAAGTGTGCAGACAGTCTGCATGAATGAGAGATTGTGTATTTATACAGCTGATTGAAATTATTAAATATTGAACCACTTGATTTACCTTTGTCCTTGGCATATTTGTACAAATTCTGAATCACTGTTTACTAAAGACATGGAAACAATTACCGTGTTTACTCAAATAAGTGACCCCCAATTAAGCACCATCCTCAAATAATAcatggttcaatttgacctgtTAACATGCCTTCCCCCTCCAGGCATACATCTGGggatttgccatttttttcttttctggtgGTCTATTCCCCACTTCCGGTCATGCAGAAGATGATAATTCCCCACCCCCAAGCTCCTGATCAACCTCATATacatacatgccaactctcctgGATACAACACCAATCTCCCGGTCTCCCGTACGGGTCACCATATCTCCCAGATAAAATCATCTTTTTAGCTTTTCTGTGCCTTAGTTTGAAATGTAGCCCATTTTttgctcaaaacttgaatttttcatATTCATAGTacggtttctggggcatttttgcacctatttagtcactgacaaagattatttctggcATCAAAATGATGATCATGAATTTTGACAGTatgtacttcatgtaagacttcatataatgtcctaagtcaTTCCCATGTTTATCGTGgggaagcggggggggggggggggggggtagtgaaaacgagagagtctccagattttagatctctagaggttggcatctctatATAAACCTATGTTTTGGGGGGGTACACCTGTTTGAGAGCTATAGTGATTTCCATTCAACAGCAAAACCAGACGTTTTAAGAACTTTTATAACGTTTTCTTGAGTTTTGTGAAAGGAGGATATACGTGTATGTAGTTAAAACATGAACTGAAtacatttgaaaacaaaatggagGAAACTACTTGATAGAACACTTCATAAGAACACTGGACTGAatctttgtttatttatatatattagaAGCCTTGTATCCGTTTTCATATACAGTCTATTTAAGTTGTCTTATTATTAAACTAGgctgaagaaatattttttgtttcttttgcgaACAAAAACAATTCGAGTACAATTCAAGAGTAGCAATTCAAGCCTGCCATTTCTTCTCTCTTCTCACTGTTTGGGATGCTTTGCCAGGAGAGGCATCTGCATCTcagcttcagaaaaaaaaaatgtttttattcctCTCCAACCACTATTCAGTATTTTCTCTTGAAAATACGTGGTCTTGAGTTCTGCAGCTTCGTAAAAACCGCGCAAGAAATTACACATAATTTGCAagataaaagaaagttatttttgatTTGCCCCACCCTCATACCCCTGGGACAGGACTTCTTCAAACAATTCCCCACCCCCGCGCCCAAAGGGCTGAACCTGTCTTGGGAGTTGCCGGGGGGAGGAGGTGGTAACAGGTCAAGTTGAACCATGCATAGGCCCTGCATTTGGGACAAAAcatttaacccccccccccccccccccccataagtgtAGAGAAATCATTCATGAAGACTTTTGGCCAACTGTGGCCAACAGTCAGTTGGTTGACAATCAGCTGACAGGTCATTTGGTAAGCTACCCTTCAGTTCTAGTGGTGCTTGAATAATGGGGGAAAAGATTTAGATATTGGTTTATATTCAGGCATATCACGAAGCACATAAGAAATTTGGAAAGCTTTTTTGAGAAGAATAAAGGCCTGCATAAAGCATGATTGACTAAATTTGGCTTCACATTGCATGCAACACAGTATTTGTCTTTTAACTGCCACACATAAAGTGGGGAACCTCCTAGTCAGTGATTAACTTTGATTGTTGCAATTGTTAATTTGGTTAATTGAAATTTGCTGTCATGCCATTGCCTCCAATGTTGCAGATGGTCGGCATGATGTCATTTCAAATTCGACACCTTTTGATAGATATGAAACACAAAGCAAATTGCAAGGAGAATCCAGAAGTGAGGTTCACCTTTCCACTGGGTTCCCCTTCAAATAAACTTACAATATCAATATTAACACTGATAGCTTCATCATCTTTGAGGCCCTTTAGGGTTACTTTCCCACTGTAAATATTGCTTTAATAAAACTACCTTTTAAACATTTGGTTTTTATTCATTGACAGGGCATTCACTTTATATCTGTTTCTTCACACAAAAGAACCACCGAAGAAAGTAAGCTATTTATAGTCTATTTCCCTAtcaatcataactataacaaaattgtcaaatctaattggctatcaactgtcctcagggtttgcaaattttattgatgagtggagtcagtgtgacttctgcttcacaaattttggagtcgtattggaatatttggagttaAGTATCACAatgaaaaaagccattttcagactttccagcacgtggtcctggcatgtatacagtatcgtgagggatacacgaagtagctgtggcggtccactgacctggaaagctcaaatccatgatagcggtcatcgagtaaactCTTCCTCttttgtcgtgcagtataattctttaatttcgatgatttcgtatttgcgaaccctgtgtcctgatttcagcactcGTAGGACAGTGCACATCATGCCTAAGTAATATTGGACAGTACGTGCTATCACATGCGTTCttcaatggctttttttcactgccagcaaaaaaaaagaaaaaactcagaGAATTTCTTacattttcattgaaaaaagcctaaaatatcacaaattttgttatagtcatgattaattggtaatagAACTTCATGTcatccaattcagtctgtaattatactcgtgattaaacaaatcggactcttATCTCATTTTGTTGATCACTTaatgtatgattacagaccaaattggactccactcagtgcTATTACCATCATTAAGAATACTATTATGCTGATATTGTTCGTATCACTGAACCTGATCAGGCCTGTGATGTTAAAATATACTTTGTGCTACTATCCATTTTTACACTTTTCTTGCACCTGATGGTGAAACTCAGGAAACCATGAATCAGAAATATTTCTGAAATTAGCTGGTTCCAGGTGGAGTGTaggtacaaaataaaaaacaagcaaGAAAACAAGTGTGCGGAGACTGGAAACAATGACAAAAGTTTCCTTGCCTAACCTTTACCTTTTTTCTCAGTCTTTGCTGTGTTTTCGCCTGCCTGCAGgtgaaactaaactctggttcaCTAACCAGAGTTAAGTTTCGTCTGCGTGCAGGCTACTGTTTTTTAGTTCACACTATTTTTGGCCTGCACTCCATGTTTATCTAattgcctggaacaggcttttCTGGAATGTTTGGAAAAGCTAATCCAGGCAAGAGAAAACTATACCCTCACAAATATGGTAAATTATGTGAGTTTTATGGCTTTCTTCCATTCAGTCCTGAtcttttttgtgattttgtttacaACATAATAAGCATTCACGAAAGTTTTCAGGTTTACATGGTTTTGTGAGTTTGACCATAAGGCTaccattattaattttgttacaAAGAAATTTAATGTGCTTTTTGTGACTGTTCAGCATTCCCAAAATTAATTTCTATAGTACATTGTTTACTCCAGTCAAATGTTTGCAAATCTTTGTTATTGcaaaaattgtacataaattgcCATCAGATAGACCGGAGTCCATTAGAGGTTGTACCAAAAGACATTTTGACCTTACATTGTATATATTGTAATAAACATCAGGTAATATTAATGTAAATTAACATCACTATCCATGTAcgtagtaaaaagaaaaatatagggGTACATCGTTCACCATTAATTAAGTAGGATTAAATTACCACACTAGACTTAGGCCTGTTTCGAACGTCGTGCTACCACCATGCTAAGCTTGCTCGACTGTattttcagacgtcgaatttaattcagtcaaatagaacggctgttgccgaaaacaaaatacaataataaaaaaacggTTCAGCAAACtattaaatgtattctaatgcatttgtaatttatgaattgagttcggcacagCGGTAgtacgacgtttgaaaccaagtcgagctattGCCgtgtagcacgacttggtttcaaacgtcgtgctactgccatgctaaagtcgaatttaatttgatcaattgagtttggcacggcagtagcacgacgtttgaaacgggccttataCATGTTTACATTACATAGGTACAACAGACCCAGGAGGTCCATTGCCAGAAAAAATCCTCAGTGATGTCGATACTGAGAAGAAGCCACCAGTAacaccaccccctccccctctggATTTGTGTTGCATGAGTGGATGTCAAAACTGTGTCATGATACAACATGCAGAAGAGCTCTTAAAACTTTATAGTGATGACAGAGCTGCTAGAGCTGCCATTGAGGAAATTCCAGATGAAAATTTGAAGgcatttctcagaatagaactGAACCTCAAGTGATATATCTCAAAGAAGCTTCTCTGTCCTTCAAAGTATACCATGTTGTGAAAAGtacaaatatatgaaataaaagaaatcttTCAGAAGTTAAGGGATaaataacaatttctttttctttttttctcccaAAGCTTTCAGGGGccaagtttttaattttaatatataAAATTGTCTTTGGATTTTACTTGCTAAAAAGAGAACTAGGTCACATTGATTTATTAGAGATACtcttatttagcaattattgaattggatgaggctgagtgtGATACGAAGAATTATTGGCCTAGGTGGATAGCACCCTCCTAGATCCgcataattttttgtttcatagaAAAGTCCgatcaaatttgtttttttctgttaaaactATGCTTATATTTTCCACActtaagaaaatgctttcttCGATTGATGTATAGTTCCTGTCTTCATAACATTTGCCTGTTCCTATGGCAAATTCAGGATATGAGGGGATGTTTAGTCcagcagatattcttcaaaCAGTCTTTGTCGTCTGTCGAAGGGTATTTTTGCTGTGTTTGCTATGTTGTAGGGAGTATTATAGCTTTGGCCATTTCTTCTTCGGAGAAAGTGTGTGAAATTTCCAGCCATGTTTTCCAAGTCTACCTAAACAGTTGAGCTAACCTGCCTTCTATTGTccctttttctgaaaaattatctgTGAAAGTGACTAATCTTTGAGGTTTTTCGTCACTTGGTTAACAGttgctggttatgaagaataagcGGGGAGATTTAAGCCAATCGGAAATGGAGAaattttttgaataaataataatatatagatttagccaggactaAAAGCAAAGCCCTCGATTTttatatttatagtttgttcaaacaaaatataaaatgatgTTGTGCTAAGCGGcaaaggcaacgagaacggttaaaaaacaacaataggtctatttagcaaaaaacaacagctttgcaagtgcagcacacttttttgtacatttctttgctgctgttttgcacgaccacaacgtgaaacttcctagaACTTtacacgttttgtggaggaaatgtcgtacctGTTAATAAaatcttgttcactttttttcactgtcgctcattttcaccttggtggccgctaggaAAAATCACcaccgctacaaaattttcatgttgttcttccagcAAATGACTCCTTATCTCCCTCTGTAGCTCTCTGTAGCTCTTTTTCTctttgagcttcgctggcctgtcgcctactttctctttttctctgtctatCTCTTTCTCTataatattccaaatttgtggacatgacaattgaTCTAAGCATAATAATTTAGTCAACAAGGATACAGGAACAaattccgctttccgttttcgtctttagtGATTCTTTAGtcgtctctgcttcacaagacgcggatggctatgcgatttcccaccaaaataacCTGGAGCTGCATTTGGGTTTGGTTGAGTTATTTTTtatatgcctgtggtgcggacggtcgGTCGGGAAGGCGGGCaaacggtcacgtgattaccaaaatttctcggctGGGTAGATTaacaaattttcctacccatggtgctctgctgcGTGCGCTTGGCgagcgtggagctccgctaaaaccGTATATAGTACTTCTATCAACATTATCAACATGGTGTGCCTGTCCGTTGGGACAGGAGAGGGGTGAAAAACGAGGGACTTGTGGAACTGGCACGTTAAATAAACAGACATGCTTTTGACATACGATTGAAAGCAGTAGCCCAAATATAGTGCAAAGATATTACACACATGTAGAGCAGAAATTTCAATCCTATTAAGAAATCTTATTTCAGCTTCAACCAGTCTGTGACAAGCTCAGCAAGCACGGCCAGCATCAGAAGAAGCAGAAAAGGGTCGCTGGAAGAATGCTTTACGCACCTTCCCCAGTGTAAGTTGTGCCAGATACTTGATATCCCCTTAAAAGCCGGGTAAAATGGAGCCCGAACTGTGGAGTGAGCATCCACAGTATGCCCATGACCTGGGTTATCTATGTTGACTTGTTGCTGTGAGATACGCTGAAGGCATTCTTGCGCCAACGCTTTCGGGTGATGATCACTTGGGTACGAACTGGAGTAGATCTCCAAAGCTTTGTTTAAAAATCTGGTTGCATCATCAAGTTCAAAGCAGTgcttatgaaccaagccaagGTTGAGAAAACTGTCGCCAACTTTACAATGCTGGCTTCCTAAACTTTTGATTCTAATGTCACACGCTCGGAAGTGAAATTCCTTGGCCTTCTCTAGTTCACCCTGTTCCATACACAGCTGACCGAGATTATCTAGTAAGTCGGCGGTCACCGGATGTTCTGAGGGCAACACTTTCTCTCTGATGCACAACGCTGCTTCAAAACAATGCATTGCTTCTTCAAATTGACCCATGCCCTTATGCATTATACCAAGGTTGTTGTAAGATTCAGAGATCAAAAAATGATTCGGAAAGTAAAGTTCCTTTCTCATCTCAATGGCCCGGTGGTGGTAGTGAAAGGCTTCATCTGTTAAGCCTAATTCGCTAAACTCAATTCCTAAATTACTCAAACTGTCAGCAACGCGGTTATGCATTTTGCCGAACATCCTCTCTTCTAACTCCAGTGATCTTTGATAAAAGTCTTTTGCACTTTGGTGGTCACCCAGTGTGCTGTAGACACATCCAAGGTTATTAAGGCAAGAAGCAACAGTGATGTGATCTGTACCAAAAATCCCTTGTCTGATTTCTAGGGATTTGTTGTAGTAATCTTTGGCCTCTTCAAAGTGACCATCACTGAAGGAAACGTTTCCAAGTTTGATCAGAGAATCCGCAATATCTGCAGTTGGCGCAAGTGGATTTAGGCTTTCAAACAGAGCCAGGGCGAGCTGATGGTGGTCTGTAGACTTCTCAAACTTGCCTTGCATGCAAAGCACATCACCTAGACAATTTAGAATGGTTGCCTTCACTTTACTTCTGTCTACATCATTACTTTCCCCTTCTTTAATGGTGATCTCGAGGGCGAGTTCAAAATACCTCTCTGCTGGAATTAGATAGTGGTGTACAAGGCATATGTGGCCAAAATTAAGTAGTGTGTTTATGACCTCTTTGCTTTGGTTGCTTGACACATCAAGAGGTGACCTCAAGTTACTGATAAACATTTTCAAATGAGGGGCAATCATTTTGGAGAAAAAGTGAAATTCAAGGTCTTGCTGGAGAGGAATGTGTTGTACAAGAGGAGATAATGTCTCGATGTACGTTTTGGTTAGAACTGTAAACTCCTCTATACTGAGCTTGTCAAGAATATGTCTTTTAAAGACATCATGGACAACCTTATGCACACCTATACGAGTTCCTGGAGCATCATCTGAAGTTAGCGGAATCAGCAATGAGCATTTGGCAATGTCAGCAGCCGTTATGTCCTCATCAAGAGCTGGGTCTTGTTTTGTAACAAAACTGACAATGATACCAAGGTCAATAGGTTCTGGTGCTCCTAAACCCAGAAAGTGGACCACATGTCTAAACACTTCATTTTGGGCTAATTTTTCCACTGCTATCGTTACAGCAGAAGTCATGGACAACGGGTACCCCCTGTTTGCCCTTTCATAAATCTTCTCAGTCAAATGTCTCTTTCCCATCTTCACTTTCTTCAGGTAATTCTTCCACGTGGAATTTCCCACTGTACTAATATGCAAGAGGTTACGAACGTAGATTGCTGCACAGGCAATGGCTAATGGCTGAAAATCTACTTCCTTAACAACAGAATGCTCCTCTTCCTCATTCTCACTAGAAAAACCACAGATGGACCTAAGAAGAAATAATGCATCATCCATGTGCATTCCTTCACTTAAAGAAATGTCTTTGCAAGAAGGGTCGGCAAACGGCACATTGATACTGTCTTGGGTGGTAACAAGAAGTTTTCCAAATCCGTGCCACTGTTCATCGGGCCAGCAGGCCATCAGGCTGTCCAAATCATTAGCATTGTCAATTATCACCAGCCATGTGGAATAATCCTTTACTTTGGTCGAAACAAGCGTTTTAAGATGGGAGATTCTTTCATCGACTTTCAAATTGGAATCTCTTCCAATAATACTACTAAGGGCGTATTCTGTAACACCAAGTTCACGGGCAAACTTGAGGTATGAATCTAGCATAGACTGCTTACTCTCTCCATTTAAGGTCATTACAAATGTACAATTGCCTTTGCCAAGGTTGAGAATTGCTTCATCATAGACCTTTTTCCCCACGTCAAAAGCAATTTGACTTTTACCACATCCTGGATTTCCATGGACATAAACTGTTACAATATTTGAGGCATCGTCATTGTCATTCTGAAGGTTGGTAAACATTTGCAGGATTTCGTTAGTTTCTGTCTTTCGCTCAATAACCTCGTGGGATGGCCTTGGTGGGAGACACATGAAAGATTTGGGTTCACCTAACTCTTCCTCTAAAACTGTGATTTTCTCTTGAAGCTGTTGAAGTTCCTCAGTTGGGAAGCTCTTTTGGCTACTAATGTTTTGTAACTGTGTGGTATCCAGATGCAAAGCTGTAAAAGCATTTGTCACTAATGTGACACTGGCCTGAAACTCAGCTTCCAAAATATGGGCTTGCAAAGAATGTGCAAAAGTATTGCGAAAGCTTCGTAGCACGTCAACTTCAGAGGCAACTGTGGGGTTCACAAAAGGTCCAAGCGAGTCTGAATACAGaattgcaaagaaaaaacatgttGAATCCCATTCCTTTGTGTTTCCATTTTGTATAATTCTTAAAAGTCCATTATTTCTTTGCCTGCTTCTTGGGGATTCCATGTTGAAAAGAGCCTGACCATTTTTTGCAGTGTCCCTCCATGTCCCTAAACTTCCTCCATATACTCTGTCCCACTCCTGTTTAAACAATGTTTCTAGGCCATCTCGGATGATGCTGGTGGTGATGTAGCAGATTCGGAAAAAATTGAGCTCTTCCAATTTGTACTCTTGATCAGACATTTTAAGAGTCTGCAGTGATTATGTTTATTTCCTGTTGAATTTAAAGTTTGAAGGGATTACTCTTTTGGCCAGGTGCCCAAGATCTCAGTACAAGATCTGGGTAAATTCTTTAGGGATAGAAGAAAAAGTGAATTCCCAACCTAGGGAATACAAATAATATTCCCTCATTTTTACATTAGCCCAAgtttctttgttcttttagGGGGAATATACATCACCCTCCACAAACACAAATCGACCCAGTCCCCAAATTATAACATGGGTGTGGCTCAGGAcaagtcttacatgaagtacaAACTGTCGAAATTTGATTGGTGATGAGATAGTCCGGTCAGTGATGAAAT from Porites lutea chromosome 6, jaPorLute2.1, whole genome shotgun sequence includes the following:
- the LOC140940901 gene encoding uncharacterized protein — encoded protein: MSDQEYKLEELNFFRICYITTSIIRDGLETLFKQEWDRVYGGSLGTWRDTAKNGQALFNMESPRSRQRNNGLLRIIQNGNTKEWDSTCFFFAILYSDSLGPFVNPTVASEVDVLRSFRNTFAHSLQAHILEAEFQASVTLVTNAFTALHLDTTQLQNISSQKSFPTEELQQLQEKITVLEEELGEPKSFMCLPPRPSHEVIERKTETNEILQMFTNLQNDNDDASNIVTVYVHGNPGCGKSQIAFDVGKKVYDEAILNLGKGNCTFVMTLNGESKQSMLDSYLKFARELGVTEYALSSIIGRDSNLKVDERISHLKTLVSTKVKDYSTWLVIIDNANDLDSLMACWPDEQWHGFGKLLVTTQDSINVPFADPSCKDISLSEGMHMDDALFLLRSICGFSSENEEEEHSVVKEVDFQPLAIACAAIYVRNLLHISTVGNSTWKNYLKKVKMGKRHLTEKIYERANRGYPLSMTSAVTIAVEKLAQNEVFRHVVHFLGLGAPEPIDLGIIVSFVTKQDPALDEDITAADIAKCSLLIPLTSDDAPGTRIGVHKVVHDVFKRHILDKLSIEEFTVLTKTYIETLSPLVQHIPLQQDLEFHFFSKMIAPHLKMFISNLRSPLDVSSNQSKEVINTLLNFGHICLVHHYLIPAERYFELALEITIKEGESNDVDRSKVKATILNCLGDVLCMQGKFEKSTDHHQLALALFESLNPLAPTADIADSLIKLGNVSFSDGHFEEAKDYYNKSLEIRQGIFGTDHITVASCLNNLGCVYSTLGDHQSAKDFYQRSLELEERMFGKMHNRVADSLSNLGIEFSELGLTDEAFHYHHRAIEMRKELYFPNHFLISESYNNLGIMHKGMGQFEEAMHCFEAALCIREKVLPSEHPVTADLLDNLGQLCMEQGELEKAKEFHFRACDIRIKSLGSQHCKVGDSFLNLGLVHKHCFELDDATRFLNKALEIYSSSYPSDHHPKALAQECLQRISQQQVNIDNPGHGHTVDAHSTVRAPFYPAFKGISSIWHNLHWGRCVKHSSSDPFLLLLMLAVLAELVTDWLKLK
- the LOC140941325 gene encoding uncharacterized protein translates to MLRTIHRLLTTKKLPSLTNGIHFISVSSHKRTTEESTTDPGGPLPEKILSDVDTEKKPPVTPPPPPLDLCCMSGCQNCVMIQHAEELLKLYSDDRAARAAIEEIPDENLKAFLRIELNLK